A genomic window from Bdellovibrio sp. ArHS includes:
- a CDS encoding SGNH/GDSL hydrolase family protein produces MKYIASALIFCLFSEASFANTLIIGDSHVVGPFGENLHKYFNEVAQENVRTVGLAGGTARSFTDSSAAKRTLSYGFADRQNDRQKIIPGGTKATAPLLSALLDETKPQRLIVELGDNFADYKSPTPQSDKAVVAQVKQITETLTKGKFSGSCYWVTPTWTDKVGSKPYYKSNERLARVISIIKTEVEPRCRVIDSTRDIGVTEKDIRTTADGLHFDAKNGAKWARGVANRIREIEASPATSRAKNPLGTK; encoded by the coding sequence ATGAAATACATCGCGTCTGCTTTAATCTTCTGCCTGTTTTCAGAGGCCTCTTTTGCCAACACACTTATTATTGGTGACTCCCATGTTGTCGGCCCGTTTGGTGAAAATCTTCACAAATATTTTAATGAAGTCGCGCAGGAAAACGTGCGCACGGTCGGACTTGCCGGTGGCACGGCTCGTTCATTCACCGACTCTTCTGCAGCGAAACGAACACTAAGCTATGGTTTTGCCGATCGCCAAAATGATCGTCAAAAAATAATTCCTGGCGGCACGAAGGCCACAGCTCCCCTTCTTTCGGCCCTCTTGGATGAGACGAAACCACAAAGATTGATCGTTGAGCTGGGTGATAATTTTGCAGACTATAAAAGCCCAACGCCCCAATCAGATAAAGCCGTCGTCGCTCAAGTTAAACAAATCACAGAGACTTTAACCAAAGGCAAATTCAGTGGCTCTTGCTATTGGGTGACGCCAACGTGGACCGACAAAGTTGGCTCTAAACCCTACTACAAGTCAAACGAACGCCTGGCGCGAGTGATTTCAATTATAAAAACAGAAGTGGAACCGCGTTGTAGGGTGATCGACAGCACTCGCGACATCGGTGTCACTGAAAAGGATATTCGCACCACTGCGGACGGCCTTCATTTCGACGCAAAAAATGGCGCGAAATGGGCGCGCGGCGTGGCAAATCGTATTCGCGAAATAGAAGCCTCGCCAGCGACGTCGCGAGCGAAAAATCCCCTCGGCACGAAATAA